One part of the Olleya sp. YS genome encodes these proteins:
- a CDS encoding energy transducer TonB, giving the protein MKYLDTKHKRNSAKITTLIMLILVLLLFVVGQNYMDPPEEFGVAINFGGSSGGGGGGAPAQISEPSETKPEDTKPEEQQEASTPTSKDNVLTQEEEEAVLIKKQQEQAQKEKEARDKAQADKIAKEKAAAKAKAEAEAKKKAEADQAMKDLLDPNNKPGNNPNDGPGNGPGNGPTSGNSYGPSRFGDGSGKGNGNGVGYGLNGRGKPNYNTETQDCNKEGRVVIKIEVDRAGNVKKAELDLNGTTNSDPCLVEPAKRIAKSHKWPADADAPVRQVGFVSINFKLGQ; this is encoded by the coding sequence ATGAAATATCTAGATACCAAACATAAACGTAACTCAGCTAAAATAACAACATTAATTATGTTGATATTGGTTTTGTTATTGTTTGTAGTTGGTCAAAATTATATGGACCCACCAGAAGAATTTGGAGTTGCTATTAACTTTGGAGGAAGTTCTGGAGGTGGAGGTGGAGGTGCACCAGCACAAATATCGGAACCTTCTGAAACTAAACCAGAAGACACAAAACCAGAAGAACAACAAGAAGCTTCAACACCAACCTCTAAAGACAATGTGTTAACACAAGAAGAAGAGGAAGCGGTTTTAATTAAAAAGCAGCAAGAACAAGCACAAAAAGAAAAAGAAGCAAGAGACAAAGCACAAGCAGATAAAATAGCTAAAGAAAAAGCTGCAGCTAAAGCTAAAGCAGAAGCGGAAGCTAAAAAGAAAGCAGAAGCTGATCAAGCCATGAAAGATCTTTTGGATCCTAATAATAAACCTGGAAATAACCCAAATGATGGACCAGGAAACGGTCCAGGAAATGGGCCAACAAGTGGAAATTCTTACGGACCAAGTCGTTTTGGTGATGGCTCAGGAAAGGGTAATGGAAATGGTGTTGGATATGGATTAAATGGACGTGGTAAACCTAATTATAATACCGAAACACAAGATTGTAACAAAGAAGGTCGTGTAGTTATTAAAATTGAAGTGGATCGTGCTGGTAATGTAAAAAAGGCAGAGTTAGATTTGAATGGAACAACTAATTCTGACCCTTGTTTAGTAGAGCCTGCAAAACGTATAGCAAAATCTCACAAATGGCCTGCAGATGCAGATGCACCAGTTAGACAAGTAGGTTTTGTCAGTATTAATTTTAAATTAGGTCAGTAA
- a CDS encoding biopolymer transporter ExbD, with translation MRLRGRNKVTPEFNMSSMTDIVFLLLIFFMIASTLVSAEAIDLLLPKSTSKTTQTKNVSVSVDKNVNYYVDMKQVPKEQLEAEVLAKLGNVESPTITIRSDETVDFKDVVFIMDIANRNKIKSTLAVRAQ, from the coding sequence ATGCGATTAAGAGGAAGAAATAAAGTCACACCAGAATTTAATATGTCGTCTATGACAGACATCGTCTTTCTGCTGCTTATCTTTTTTATGATTGCATCAACCTTAGTGTCAGCTGAAGCAATAGATTTGTTATTGCCAAAGTCAACTAGTAAGACCACTCAGACTAAAAACGTATCTGTAAGCGTTGATAAAAATGTCAATTATTATGTAGATATGAAGCAGGTTCCTAAAGAACAACTAGAAGCAGAAGTATTGGCTAAATTAGGTAATGTAGAGTCACCAACCATTACTATCAGGTCAGATGAAACGGTAGATTTTAAAGATGTTGTTTTTATTATGGATATTGCTAACAGAAACAAAATTAAATCAACATTAGCAGTAAGAGCACAATAA
- a CDS encoding MotA/TolQ/ExbB proton channel family protein, which produces MISTLIQDTAQTVDPLVEGESVEKTLSIIELVTTGGTAGIIIIALLFVLLIMAVYIYFERLFAIKEASKVDSNFMNQIRDYVSNGKIESAQNLCTTVDSPVSRLISKGISRIGKPLDDINTAIENAGRLEIYSLEKNVSILATISGAAPMIGFLGTVIGMILSIFEIANSGGSIDIKTLADGLYTAMTTTVGGLIVGIVAYIAYNHLVVKTDKVVYQMEANSLEFLDLLNEPS; this is translated from the coding sequence ATGATAAGTACATTAATTCAAGACACTGCTCAAACAGTAGATCCATTAGTAGAAGGAGAATCGGTTGAGAAAACATTATCAATAATAGAGTTAGTCACTACTGGCGGAACAGCTGGAATAATCATTATTGCTCTACTATTTGTATTATTAATTATGGCAGTTTATATTTATTTTGAACGCTTGTTTGCAATAAAAGAAGCCTCAAAAGTTGATTCTAACTTCATGAATCAAATTAGAGACTATGTAAGTAATGGGAAAATAGAATCAGCTCAAAACTTATGTACAACGGTAGATTCACCAGTGTCTAGATTAATTAGTAAAGGGATTTCTAGAATTGGAAAGCCTTTAGACGATATCAATACAGCCATTGAAAATGCTGGTCGTTTAGAAATATATAGTCTAGAAAAAAACGTTAGTATTTTAGCAACCATTTCTGGTGCTGCACCAATGATTGGTTTTCTTGGAACAGTTATTGGGATGATATTATCCATATTTGAAATTGCTAATTCTGGAGGCTCTATAGATATTAAAACACTAGCAGACGGATTATACACTGCAATGACTACAACGGTTGGAGGTTTAATAGTAGGTATTGTGGCCTATATAGCATACAACCACTTAGTAGTTAAAACAGATAAAGTAGTTTACCAAATGGAGGCAAACTCTTTAGAATTTTTAGATTTATTAAACGAACCTAGCTAA
- the nhaD gene encoding sodium:proton antiporter NhaD: METVIILVFVFGYLAITLEHNLKIDKLIPALVMMAISWALISLGLDTFPEWFDSAKHGLVEGYTSLGHESRMHIMEETLLHHLGKTAEILVFLLGAMTIVEIIDYFDGFSTIKSFIKTKKKTKILWIFAFLAFILSAIIDNLTATIVLISILQKIVKDRSSRIWFAGLIIVAANAGGAWSPIGDVTTTMLWIGKKVTTGHLIGYLLLPSLVCMLVPTFIASFLPAFKGNLEVDEQNIEKPKSKFSATMLYLGLGAIVFVPIFKTVTHLPPYVGMMLALGVVAIFAEIYSSSKFSLTEFDGEESDANAHHSPVHHSLSKIELPSILFFLGILMAVAALESLGILFGFASTLKESMPMMGTELHGEGVSDLVILLLGIGSAVIDNVPLVAASLGMFSEPIDNELWHFIAYSAGTGGSMLIIGSAAGVVAMGMEKIDFFWYLKKIAWLALIGFLAGAIVFFWTRTLF; the protein is encoded by the coding sequence ATGGAAACAGTAATAATTTTAGTATTTGTTTTTGGCTATTTGGCCATAACATTAGAGCATAATTTAAAAATCGATAAATTAATTCCTGCGTTAGTCATGATGGCTATTAGTTGGGCATTAATCTCTTTAGGGCTTGATACTTTTCCAGAATGGTTCGATTCTGCAAAACACGGTTTGGTTGAGGGTTATACTAGTTTAGGGCATGAAAGCAGAATGCATATCATGGAAGAAACATTACTACATCATTTAGGTAAAACAGCCGAGATTTTAGTGTTTCTTTTAGGAGCAATGACCATTGTCGAGATCATCGATTATTTTGATGGGTTTTCTACAATAAAAAGCTTTATTAAAACAAAAAAGAAGACTAAAATATTATGGATTTTTGCTTTTTTAGCTTTTATACTTTCAGCTATAATAGACAACCTTACTGCAACTATTGTATTAATCTCAATTCTTCAAAAAATAGTTAAAGATAGAAGTTCGCGTATTTGGTTTGCTGGTTTAATAATTGTTGCAGCAAATGCTGGAGGAGCATGGTCGCCAATTGGAGATGTAACAACTACAATGCTTTGGATTGGTAAAAAAGTAACTACAGGACACTTAATTGGGTATCTGTTACTACCATCGTTAGTATGTATGTTAGTGCCAACTTTTATTGCTTCGTTTTTACCAGCATTTAAAGGTAATTTAGAAGTAGACGAGCAAAATATTGAAAAACCAAAAAGTAAATTTAGTGCCACCATGCTCTATTTAGGTTTGGGTGCTATTGTATTTGTACCAATTTTTAAAACAGTAACTCACTTACCACCTTATGTAGGTATGATGTTAGCTTTAGGTGTTGTAGCAATCTTTGCAGAGATTTATAGTTCTTCTAAATTTAGTTTAACAGAATTTGATGGAGAAGAAAGTGATGCAAACGCACATCATAGTCCAGTACATCATTCCTTATCTAAAATAGAGTTGCCTAGTATTTTGTTTTTCTTAGGAATTTTAATGGCTGTAGCTGCATTAGAATCTTTAGGAATATTATTTGGTTTTGCTTCTACTTTAAAAGAAAGCATGCCAATGATGGGAACAGAATTACATGGTGAAGGTGTATCCGATTTAGTAATCCTGCTATTAGGTATTGGATCTGCGGTTATCGATAATGTTCCATTAGTCGCAGCCAGCTTAGGAATGTTCTCTGAACCGATTGATAACGAGTTATGGCACTTTATAGCCTATTCTGCAGGAACAGGTGGAAGTATGTTGATTATAGGTTCTGCTGCAGGTGTAGTAGCAATGGGAATGGAAAAAATAGATTTTTTCTGGTACTTAAAAAAGATAGCTTGGTTAGCATTAATTGGGTTTTTAGCAGGAGCAATTGTATTTTTCTGGACAAGAACTTTATTTTAA
- a CDS encoding Glu/Leu/Phe/Val dehydrogenase dimerization domain-containing protein: MKDLLKIYENKEPEIVFNWKDAETDAEGWTVINSLRGGAAGGGTRMRKGLDMNEVLSLAKTMEVKFTVSGPAIGGAKSGINFDPKDPRKHGVLERWYKAVSPLLKSYYGTGGDLNVDEIHEVIPITESSGVWHPQEGVFNGHFRPTEADKINRIGQLRQGVIKVLENINYSPDVARKYTVADMITGYGVAEAVRHYYDVYGGSVKGKRAVVQGFGNVGSSAAYYLAQMGAKIVGIIDISGGVIKEEGFTFQEIKEFFLNKNGNTLQTDNMISFKEMNERIWSLETEIFAPCAASRLITQDQIDQMIDTGLEVISCGANVPFADKEIFFGSIMEHTDERVSLIPDFISNCGMARVFAYFMERKVQMTDEAIFNDTSEIIKKAIQKVHAKNNSKLEISKTAFEIALKQLV, encoded by the coding sequence ATGAAAGACTTATTAAAAATTTACGAAAACAAAGAACCAGAAATCGTTTTTAATTGGAAAGATGCTGAAACAGATGCAGAAGGATGGACAGTTATAAACTCACTTAGAGGAGGAGCAGCAGGAGGAGGAACCAGGATGCGAAAAGGCTTAGATATGAACGAAGTACTATCTCTAGCCAAAACCATGGAAGTTAAATTTACAGTCTCTGGACCAGCGATTGGTGGAGCAAAATCTGGAATTAATTTTGATCCAAAAGATCCAAGAAAACATGGCGTTTTAGAGCGTTGGTATAAAGCAGTGTCACCTTTACTAAAAAGTTATTATGGTACAGGAGGCGATTTAAATGTAGACGAAATCCATGAGGTTATTCCCATAACAGAAAGTTCTGGAGTTTGGCATCCGCAAGAAGGTGTTTTTAACGGACACTTCAGGCCTACAGAAGCAGATAAAATTAATCGTATTGGACAATTACGTCAAGGTGTCATTAAGGTACTAGAAAACATAAACTATTCGCCAGATGTTGCAAGAAAATATACAGTCGCAGACATGATTACTGGTTATGGTGTTGCAGAAGCTGTAAGGCATTATTATGATGTTTATGGTGGTAGCGTTAAAGGTAAACGTGCAGTAGTACAGGGATTTGGTAATGTTGGTTCTTCAGCAGCTTACTATTTAGCTCAAATGGGAGCAAAAATAGTTGGTATTATAGATATTTCTGGAGGAGTGATTAAAGAGGAAGGTTTTACGTTTCAAGAGATTAAAGAGTTCTTTTTAAACAAAAACGGAAATACGCTTCAAACAGATAACATGATTTCTTTTAAAGAAATGAATGAGCGCATTTGGTCACTAGAAACCGAGATTTTTGCACCTTGTGCAGCTTCAAGATTAATCACTCAAGATCAAATCGATCAAATGATAGACACAGGCTTAGAAGTAATTTCTTGCGGAGCAAATGTCCCATTTGCGGATAAAGAAATTTTCTTTGGATCCATCATGGAGCATACAGACGAGCGTGTAAGTTTAATACCAGATTTTATTTCAAATTGTGGTATGGCTCGTGTATTTGCTTATTTTATGGAACGTAAAGTACAAATGACAGACGAAGCAATTTTTAATGATACTTCAGAGATTATTAAAAAAGCCATTCAAAAAGTACATGCAAAAAATAATTCAAAATTAGAGATTAGTAAAACAGCTTTCGAAATAGCTTTAAAACAATTAGTGTAA
- a CDS encoding anhydro-N-acetylmuramic acid kinase produces the protein MIKTKYDVIGVMSGTSLDGIDLAYISFIKNDNWNFKIIHAKTISYPEHWVKKLKHLTGFSQSELSKIDKDYTNYLAQIINQFIQKHQITSIDAVCSHGHTALHQPQNGITKQIGNLPQLATLVKQTVVCDFRVQDVEFGGQGAPLVPIGDKLLFNKYDWCLNLGGFANISAEINNNRIAFDICPVNIVLNKYVENLGLNYDDKGNIAKSGKLNIQLLNKLNSLSFYSQIPPKSLGLEWVEQKIFPLINSCNINTEDILHTFIKHIAFQITNIINQTEKTSVLTTGGGVFNVFLIDEIQKLTDNQIVIPSNKIIEFKEALIFGFLGVLKLRGETNCLKSVTGALKDHSSGKIFSFNTSK, from the coding sequence ATGATAAAAACGAAGTATGATGTTATTGGTGTCATGTCAGGTACGTCTTTAGACGGAATAGACCTAGCTTACATTTCATTTATAAAAAATGACAATTGGAACTTCAAAATAATACATGCTAAAACCATTTCTTATCCAGAACATTGGGTTAAAAAATTGAAACATTTAACTGGTTTCTCTCAATCTGAACTATCAAAAATCGATAAAGATTACACAAATTATCTAGCACAAATTATTAACCAATTTATACAAAAGCACCAAATAACTAGTATTGATGCTGTTTGCTCACATGGACATACAGCTTTACATCAACCACAAAATGGTATAACAAAGCAAATAGGCAATTTACCACAATTAGCCACTTTAGTTAAGCAAACTGTTGTTTGCGATTTTAGAGTTCAGGATGTAGAGTTTGGAGGTCAAGGTGCACCATTGGTACCAATAGGTGATAAACTACTATTTAATAAATATGATTGGTGTTTAAACTTGGGTGGTTTTGCTAATATTTCCGCAGAGATTAATAACAACAGAATTGCTTTTGACATTTGTCCAGTCAATATTGTACTAAATAAATACGTTGAAAATCTAGGGTTAAACTATGATGATAAGGGTAATATCGCTAAAAGCGGAAAGCTTAATATCCAATTATTAAATAAATTAAATAGTTTGAGTTTTTACAGCCAGATACCTCCAAAATCTCTTGGTTTAGAATGGGTAGAACAAAAAATTTTTCCATTAATAAATAGTTGCAATATAAATACAGAAGACATCTTGCATACATTTATTAAGCATATAGCGTTTCAAATTACCAATATTATAAACCAGACAGAAAAAACTTCAGTCTTAACAACTGGTGGTGGAGTTTTTAACGTGTTTTTAATTGATGAAATTCAAAAGTTAACTGACAATCAGATTGTGATTCCTTCAAATAAAATTATAGAATTTAAGGAAGCATTAATTTTTGGTTTTTTAGGAGTTTTAAAATTGCGAGGAGAAACTAATTGCTTAAAATCTGTAACAGGAGCTTTAAAAGATCACTCTTCAGGTAAAATTTTTAGTTTTAACACTTCAAAATGA
- a CDS encoding acyl-CoA dehydrogenase translates to MDFSLTEEHIMIRDAARDFAQTELLPGVIERDNTQTFPNELVKKMGDLGFMGIMVDPKYGGSGMDSISYVLIMEELSKIDASASVMVSVNNSLVCYGLEAYGTEEQKQKYLTKLATGEQIGAFCLSEPEAGSDATSQKTTAIDKGDHYVINGTKNWITNGGRSDVYLVIAQTDRDKGHKGINAFIVEKGTPGFDIGPKEDKLGIRGSDTHTLQFNDVKVPKENRIGEDGFGFKFAMKTLSGGRIGIAAQALGIASGAYELALKYSKERKAFGTEICNHQAIAFKLADMYTEIEAARMLVMKAAWDKDQGNNYDMASAMAKLYASKVAMEQTVEAVQIHGGNGFVKEYHVERLMRDAKITQIYEGTSEIQKIVISRGVIKG, encoded by the coding sequence ATGGATTTTAGCCTTACTGAAGAACATATCATGATTCGCGATGCTGCTCGCGATTTTGCTCAAACCGAATTACTTCCTGGAGTTATAGAACGTGATAACACTCAAACTTTTCCAAATGAGTTAGTTAAGAAAATGGGAGATTTAGGATTTATGGGAATTATGGTTGATCCTAAATATGGAGGAAGTGGAATGGATTCTATTTCTTACGTATTAATTATGGAAGAATTATCTAAAATTGATGCATCTGCTTCTGTTATGGTATCTGTAAACAACTCTTTAGTATGTTACGGACTTGAAGCCTATGGAACTGAGGAGCAAAAACAAAAATATTTAACCAAGTTAGCTACTGGAGAACAAATTGGAGCTTTTTGTTTAAGTGAACCTGAAGCTGGTAGTGATGCAACATCACAAAAAACTACAGCAATTGATAAAGGTGACCATTATGTGATTAATGGAACAAAAAACTGGATTACTAATGGTGGACGAAGTGATGTCTATTTAGTTATAGCACAAACAGATAGAGATAAAGGACATAAAGGCATTAATGCTTTTATTGTTGAAAAAGGAACTCCTGGTTTTGATATTGGACCTAAAGAAGATAAATTAGGAATTAGAGGAAGTGATACACATACTTTACAATTTAATGATGTAAAAGTGCCAAAAGAAAACAGAATTGGTGAAGATGGTTTTGGATTTAAGTTTGCTATGAAAACATTATCTGGTGGACGTATAGGTATTGCTGCACAGGCTTTAGGTATTGCATCTGGTGCTTACGAATTAGCCCTAAAATACAGTAAAGAACGTAAAGCTTTTGGTACAGAAATATGTAACCATCAAGCTATTGCTTTTAAACTAGCAGATATGTACACCGAAATTGAGGCTGCACGTATGTTAGTGATGAAAGCTGCTTGGGATAAAGATCAAGGTAATAATTATGATATGGCAAGTGCTATGGCTAAGTTATATGCTAGTAAAGTAGCGATGGAACAAACGGTTGAAGCTGTACAAATCCATGGTGGAAATGGTTTTGTAAAAGAATACCATGTTGAGCGATTAATGCGTGATGCGAAGATTACTCAGATTTATGAAGGGACTTCTGAAATACAAAAAATTGTAATTTCTAGAGGAGTAATAAAAGGATAA
- a CDS encoding helix-turn-helix domain-containing protein has product MRTNKQLDLAWNFVNNTDRNIFLTGKAGTGKTTFLHKLKMKSLKRMVVVAPTGVAAINAKGVTIHSFFQMPFGPILPNEDLGSNSGFNRKFNKTKINIIKSLDLLVIDEISMVRADLLDGIDKTLRRFRNKNKVFGGIQLLMIGDLQQLSPVVKDNEWHLLKPFYKNAFFFSSYAYQECNAVTVELKHIYRQDNPKFIDILNEIRTNTLSVSSAEELNKRYKPDFEPQEDEGYISLTTHNNRAEQTNNAELDKLKGKTYKYSASVEGKFPEFSYPNKKELVLKVGAQVMFIKNDSSVEKRYFNGKIGKVILLDKDEVVVKCPDDEFNIITTPEVWENINYTVDKDTQAITENKIGSYTQMPLRLAWSITIHKSQGLTFEKAIIDAQGAFAHGQTYVALSRCKSLEGLVLKSKITSNQIICDSNVISFNKMAEENQPDETILQQSKSEFQLNLISELFDFYKFLYPVGRILDIYYKNRGSIEGNVEAPLITIKDCATNLLKVGNAFKVQLRELSEITLTPESSKEVQDRFKKAIAYYQAQTDANIVSPFKSFGFTTDNKAIDKDITKQLETLEELISTKQLYLSSLSDGFKVNSFLELRAKSVFLAKEKPKKSRKKVIDGTTNVELFELLRELRNNIANDKDLIHYQVFTQKALYEMCETLPTNKKELLNVNGFGKVRVEKYGSEILKVIRDYCDENDIETSKDVEIFEATKPKRKRGDTNRTSLDLFKSGKTIEQIAFERDLNINTIIGHLASFIPSGDVKITDLISEKHYKELKELIPKHTFQNLSDLKHQIDDKYTYGELRLVLDELSRQ; this is encoded by the coding sequence ATGCGTACGAATAAACAATTAGATTTAGCTTGGAATTTTGTAAATAATACAGATAGAAATATTTTTTTGACAGGTAAAGCCGGTACTGGAAAAACCACTTTCTTACACAAGTTAAAAATGAAATCTTTAAAAAGAATGGTTGTTGTAGCTCCAACTGGTGTTGCTGCAATTAATGCTAAAGGTGTCACGATACACTCGTTTTTTCAGATGCCTTTTGGTCCTATTTTACCTAATGAAGATTTGGGAAGTAATTCTGGTTTTAATAGAAAGTTTAATAAGACTAAAATCAATATTATTAAATCGCTTGATTTATTAGTTATTGATGAAATTAGTATGGTTCGTGCTGATTTACTCGATGGTATTGATAAAACGTTACGCAGATTTAGAAACAAAAATAAAGTATTTGGTGGTATTCAATTACTGATGATTGGTGATTTACAACAATTATCTCCTGTTGTTAAAGACAATGAATGGCATTTATTAAAACCATTCTACAAAAACGCGTTCTTTTTTAGTAGCTATGCTTACCAAGAATGTAATGCTGTTACTGTTGAATTAAAACATATTTATAGACAGGATAACCCTAAGTTTATTGACATACTTAATGAGATTAGAACAAATACATTGTCAGTATCTTCCGCTGAAGAATTAAATAAACGTTACAAACCTGATTTTGAGCCACAAGAAGATGAAGGTTATATTTCACTTACAACGCACAACAATAGAGCTGAGCAGACTAATAATGCTGAACTAGATAAGTTAAAGGGAAAGACTTATAAATATTCGGCTAGCGTTGAGGGAAAGTTTCCTGAATTTTCATATCCTAATAAAAAGGAATTAGTCTTGAAAGTTGGCGCTCAAGTGATGTTTATTAAGAATGATAGTTCAGTTGAAAAACGCTATTTTAATGGAAAAATAGGAAAAGTAATATTGCTTGATAAAGATGAAGTGGTCGTTAAATGTCCAGATGATGAGTTTAACATAATAACAACTCCAGAAGTTTGGGAAAATATAAATTACACAGTAGATAAAGACACTCAAGCCATCACAGAAAACAAAATAGGCTCTTACACACAAATGCCTTTACGATTAGCTTGGTCTATTACTATTCATAAAAGTCAAGGGTTAACTTTTGAAAAAGCTATTATTGATGCTCAAGGCGCTTTTGCGCATGGTCAAACATATGTGGCTTTAAGTAGATGTAAAAGTTTAGAAGGGTTGGTGTTGAAAAGTAAAATAACATCTAACCAGATTATATGTGATAGTAATGTCATTTCTTTTAATAAAATGGCTGAGGAAAATCAGCCTGATGAAACCATCTTACAACAATCTAAGTCTGAGTTCCAACTAAATTTAATTTCAGAATTATTTGACTTTTATAAGTTTTTATATCCTGTTGGGCGTATTTTGGATATCTATTATAAAAATAGAGGAAGCATTGAAGGTAACGTAGAAGCACCTTTAATTACCATTAAAGATTGTGCTACAAATTTATTAAAAGTTGGAAATGCTTTTAAGGTGCAATTGAGAGAGCTTTCAGAAATCACTTTAACTCCAGAATCTTCAAAAGAAGTACAAGATCGTTTTAAAAAAGCAATAGCATATTACCAAGCACAAACAGATGCTAATATAGTTTCGCCTTTTAAAAGCTTCGGTTTTACTACAGATAATAAAGCTATAGATAAAGATATTACTAAGCAATTAGAGACGCTTGAAGAATTAATTTCGACTAAACAGCTGTATTTATCAAGTTTATCTGATGGTTTTAAAGTCAATTCATTTTTAGAATTAAGAGCTAAATCTGTTTTCTTGGCTAAAGAAAAACCTAAGAAATCTAGAAAAAAAGTCATAGACGGAACAACCAATGTTGAATTATTTGAATTACTACGTGAACTAAGAAACAACATTGCTAACGACAAAGATTTAATCCACTATCAAGTATTTACACAAAAAGCTTTATATGAAATGTGCGAAACCTTGCCTACCAATAAAAAGGAACTTTTAAACGTCAATGGTTTTGGTAAAGTACGTGTTGAAAAATACGGAAGCGAAATCTTAAAAGTAATAAGAGACTATTGTGATGAAAACGATATTGAGACCTCTAAAGATGTCGAAATATTTGAAGCAACAAAACCAAAAAGAAAAAGAGGCGACACCAATAGAACCTCTTTAGACTTATTTAAATCTGGAAAGACAATAGAACAAATCGCTTTTGAACGTGATTTAAATATCAATACTATTATTGGACACTTAGCAAGTTTTATACCTTCAGGAGATGTTAAAATAACAGATTTAATTTCTGAAAAACATTATAAAGAGTTAAAAGAATTAATACCAAAACACACTTTTCAAAATCTTTCAGATTTAAAACATCAAATAGATGATAAATACACGTATGGTGAGTTACGGTTAGTTTTAGACGAATTATCTAGACAATAA